Proteins from one Deinococcus misasensis DSM 22328 genomic window:
- the mnmE gene encoding tRNA uridine-5-carboxymethylaminomethyl(34) synthesis GTPase MnmE, whose amino-acid sequence MIRADTIAAISTAQGEGAIGIVRISGPRALPIADQLFEGKKTPSKTRGGRFLYGRFVDDSGETIDEGVVLVFRGPHSYTGEDVVEFQTHGSVSVLGSVLTRCVELGARLAQPGEFTLRAFLEGRMDLNQAEAVNALIHAQTDTARRQATLGLQGALSKRMDEMSFKLVRTMSAIQAMLDYPEEGVPEEDRIIPLQEVQQDLQHLLDTARAGKMAQQGARLALLGRPNAGKSSLLNALLGYERSIVTPIAGTTRDYLEAHMELVGVPITLIDTAGVRETEDVIEAAGVERALQLGENADLVLLLEDASQPREALEVNVPEDRLVRLQTKIDLGQVWHDDRYLQVSAVTGSGLPALREILREKLLGDPSRNEVWLSSERQVQAVTFALEHVHNALTLPDELASYEIELALGHLAELSGKNVSEEVIDQIFRNFCVGK is encoded by the coding sequence ATGATTCGAGCCGACACCATCGCAGCCATTTCCACCGCGCAGGGCGAAGGGGCCATCGGGATCGTGCGGATCTCGGGACCCAGAGCCCTGCCCATTGCCGACCAGTTGTTTGAAGGGAAAAAGACCCCTTCGAAAACCAGAGGGGGGCGTTTCCTGTATGGCCGTTTTGTGGATGACTCTGGCGAAACCATCGACGAGGGGGTCGTGCTGGTGTTCAGGGGGCCACACTCTTACACAGGGGAAGATGTGGTGGAATTCCAGACCCACGGTTCGGTCAGTGTGCTGGGCTCGGTGTTGACCCGCTGTGTGGAACTCGGGGCGCGTCTGGCACAGCCCGGAGAATTCACCTTGCGGGCGTTTCTGGAAGGCCGCATGGACCTCAATCAGGCTGAGGCTGTCAATGCCCTGATCCACGCCCAGACCGACACCGCACGCCGTCAGGCGACGCTCGGGTTGCAGGGTGCGCTCAGCAAACGCATGGATGAGATGTCCTTCAAACTGGTTCGCACCATGAGCGCCATTCAGGCCATGCTGGACTATCCAGAGGAAGGCGTTCCAGAGGAGGACCGTATCATCCCCTTGCAGGAAGTGCAGCAGGATTTGCAGCACCTGTTGGACACCGCCCGTGCTGGCAAAATGGCCCAGCAGGGTGCGCGTCTGGCTTTGCTGGGTCGTCCTAATGCTGGTAAAAGCAGTTTGCTCAATGCTTTGCTGGGTTATGAGCGCAGCATCGTGACCCCCATTGCCGGAACCACCCGCGATTACCTGGAGGCGCACATGGAACTGGTGGGGGTGCCCATCACCTTGATTGACACCGCAGGGGTGCGTGAAACCGAGGATGTCATCGAGGCAGCAGGCGTGGAGCGTGCGTTGCAACTCGGGGAGAACGCCGATCTGGTGCTGCTTCTTGAAGATGCATCGCAGCCCAGAGAAGCCCTTGAGGTGAATGTCCCTGAGGACCGTCTGGTGCGCCTCCAGACCAAAATCGACCTCGGGCAGGTGTGGCACGATGACCGTTATTTGCAGGTGTCTGCGGTGACCGGATCAGGTTTGCCTGCTTTGCGTGAAATTTTGCGTGAAAAGCTGCTGGGTGACCCCTCCCGCAATGAGGTCTGGCTGTCCAGTGAGCGTCAGGTGCAGGCCGTGACGTTTGCGCTGGAGCACGTTCACAATGCCTTGACCCTTCCAGATGAACTGGCCAGTTACGAAATCGAATTGGCCCTCGGGCATCTGGCCGAACTGAGCGGCAAGAATGTCTCCGAGGAGGTCATCGACCAGATTTTCCGCAATTTCTGCGTGGGCAAGTGA